The following are from one region of the Rosistilla carotiformis genome:
- a CDS encoding magnesium chelatase, protein MSTPSEVPSISNLSELRQSGWKSKTVKHELRDNFLVALQAGDELFPGIVGYDDTVIPEINLAILAGHDMLFLGEKGQAKSRIMRMLVRFLDEWAPYIDHPELPVHEDPMDPITSLGKRLIKELPEDQIKIAWWHRIDRYSERLSPGTKFADIIGEIDPGKLTSGVSMNAEAALAFGLIPRMHRGIFAMNELPELDDLVQVGLFNILEERDVQIRGYPIKFDLDVMILFSANPSTYNRSGKVIPQLKDRIGSIIQTHYPSDRDQGIAILQQEVNDDLGGPFPVQVPYFMYEVVEEITNQARRSKFIDHQSGVSARFSLANFRTMVASARQRSVVLGESPAVPRISDLGHIYSSALGKLELDLMGSHQMSERQVLDAVVAEAIQVVFQKYVEQHGTAEIGEIFKKGVRVEVGDMLPSSVYAERLKRVPPVWEKAFEVNASASEPVRASCVEFVLAGLYSMDHISRSQRHGSIEYEI, encoded by the coding sequence ATGAGTACCCCAAGCGAAGTCCCCTCCATTTCGAATCTCAGTGAACTGCGTCAATCGGGCTGGAAATCGAAGACCGTCAAACACGAGTTGCGCGATAACTTCCTGGTGGCGTTACAGGCTGGCGACGAACTGTTCCCCGGCATCGTCGGCTACGACGACACGGTCATCCCCGAGATCAATCTGGCGATCCTGGCGGGGCACGACATGCTGTTCCTGGGCGAAAAGGGGCAAGCGAAGAGCCGCATCATGCGGATGCTGGTCCGCTTTCTCGATGAGTGGGCTCCTTACATCGATCATCCCGAATTGCCGGTCCACGAAGATCCGATGGACCCGATCACCTCGCTGGGCAAACGTTTGATCAAGGAGCTGCCCGAGGATCAGATCAAGATCGCTTGGTGGCATCGCATCGATCGGTACAGCGAACGGTTGAGTCCCGGGACAAAGTTCGCCGACATCATCGGTGAGATCGACCCGGGCAAACTGACAAGCGGCGTCAGTATGAACGCCGAAGCGGCCCTCGCGTTTGGCTTGATCCCGCGGATGCATCGCGGCATCTTTGCGATGAACGAATTGCCCGAACTGGACGATCTCGTGCAGGTCGGTCTGTTCAACATCCTCGAGGAACGCGATGTCCAGATCCGCGGCTATCCGATCAAATTCGATCTCGATGTGATGATCCTCTTCTCCGCCAACCCCAGCACCTACAACCGCTCGGGCAAGGTGATTCCACAATTGAAGGATCGGATCGGGTCGATCATCCAAACGCATTACCCCAGCGACCGCGACCAGGGGATTGCGATCCTGCAGCAGGAAGTCAACGACGATCTCGGCGGACCGTTCCCCGTTCAGGTTCCCTATTTCATGTACGAAGTGGTCGAAGAGATCACCAACCAGGCGCGGCGCAGCAAGTTCATCGATCATCAATCGGGCGTGTCGGCGAGGTTCTCGTTAGCGAACTTCCGCACGATGGTCGCCTCGGCGCGGCAGCGTTCGGTCGTCCTCGGCGAATCCCCCGCGGTGCCGCGGATCAGCGACCTCGGTCACATCTACAGCAGTGCTCTGGGGAAGTTGGAGCTGGATCTGATGGGCAGCCACCAAATGAGCGAACGCCAAGTCTTGGACGCCGTCGTCGCCGAAGCGATTCAGGTCGTCTTCCAGAAGTATGTCGAACAGCATGGCACCGCCGAGATCGGCGAGATCTTCAAGAAGGGCGTTCGCGTCGAGGTCGGTGACATGTTGCCCTCGTCGGTCTATGCCGAGCGACTAAAACGAGTCCCTCCGGTTTGGGAGAAGGCGTTTGAAGTCAACGCCAGCGCCAGTGAACCGGTCCGCGCCAGCTGCGTCGAATTTGTCCTGGCCGGACTGTACAGCATGGACCACATCAGTCGCTCCCAGCGACACGGATCGATCGAATACGAAATCTAA
- a CDS encoding vWA domain-containing protein has protein sequence MKKRPGGIIHSYQKFDPAQFPSPTQPPPDLVSSAFEHAMMFGNYRDLSEEELARAVRLDPSQIAGLGPSIDMLRQMLEERKRKILETYETAAAQKRARRAYQQSASEVRPPKDLEKAYRRGIAEEQPYDLERLWYQADSDHSPFARGLLGVMQRMNDKLQIAELVSKYEFTGREPMSVPKALEIKEELEKIDELLRQLEEAAKTAQIGIIDMDLLQEFAEPGDLNQLEELRQQVENYMREQAERQGLDRDNKTGNYRLTPQAYKLFQGKLLSRIFSDLQASRSGRHPDAVEGDGAVELQQTKPYEFGDSAANIDLPQTVINALLRHGDTRPLQLRSEDIEVHKTRNHPKCATCVIMDMSGSMRYDGQYINVKRMALALQGLITSEYPGDFLRFIEMYTFAKMRHASELIELMPKPVTIHDPWVRLRADMSREDISESQIHPHFTNIQRSLQLARQNLVTTDTPNRQIVLITDGLPTAHFEDNHLFMLYPPDPQTEQATMREAMLCHREGITINIFLIPSWSQSEEDIRFAYRLAESTKGRVIFTSGKDLDRFVIWDYVSNRREIIG, from the coding sequence ATGAAAAAACGTCCTGGCGGGATCATCCATTCGTATCAGAAATTTGATCCGGCGCAATTCCCCAGCCCGACGCAGCCCCCTCCCGATCTGGTCTCGTCGGCGTTTGAACACGCGATGATGTTCGGCAACTATCGCGATTTGTCCGAAGAGGAATTGGCCCGCGCGGTGCGACTCGATCCCAGCCAGATCGCCGGCCTTGGCCCGAGCATCGACATGTTGCGTCAGATGCTCGAAGAGCGGAAACGCAAGATCCTGGAGACCTACGAAACCGCGGCCGCTCAAAAGCGTGCCCGCCGCGCGTACCAACAGAGTGCCAGCGAAGTCCGTCCGCCCAAGGATCTTGAAAAGGCGTACCGCCGCGGGATCGCGGAGGAACAACCCTACGATCTGGAGCGGTTGTGGTATCAAGCCGACAGCGATCATTCTCCTTTTGCTCGCGGGCTGCTGGGCGTGATGCAGCGGATGAACGACAAGCTGCAGATCGCCGAACTGGTCAGCAAATACGAGTTCACCGGACGCGAACCGATGTCGGTCCCCAAGGCGTTGGAGATCAAGGAAGAGCTGGAGAAGATCGATGAACTGCTGCGGCAGCTGGAAGAGGCTGCCAAGACCGCGCAGATCGGAATCATCGATATGGATCTGTTACAGGAGTTCGCCGAGCCGGGCGATTTAAATCAACTCGAAGAACTCCGCCAGCAGGTCGAGAACTACATGCGAGAACAGGCCGAGCGCCAGGGGCTCGACCGCGATAACAAAACCGGCAACTACCGGCTGACACCGCAGGCCTACAAGCTGTTTCAGGGGAAGCTGCTGTCGCGGATCTTCAGCGACCTGCAAGCCTCTCGCAGCGGCCGGCATCCCGACGCGGTCGAAGGGGACGGAGCTGTCGAATTACAGCAAACCAAGCCCTACGAATTTGGCGACAGTGCTGCCAACATCGACCTCCCGCAAACGGTCATCAACGCCCTGTTGCGGCATGGCGACACGCGGCCGCTACAGTTGCGCAGCGAGGATATCGAAGTCCACAAGACGCGGAACCATCCTAAGTGCGCCACGTGCGTGATCATGGATATGAGTGGTTCGATGCGGTACGACGGGCAATACATCAACGTCAAACGGATGGCATTGGCGCTGCAGGGCCTGATCACCAGCGAATACCCTGGCGACTTCTTGCGGTTCATCGAGATGTACACCTTCGCCAAGATGCGGCACGCCAGTGAGTTGATCGAACTGATGCCCAAGCCGGTCACGATCCACGATCCTTGGGTGCGGTTGAGGGCGGATATGAGTCGCGAGGATATCAGCGAATCGCAGATCCATCCTCACTTCACCAACATCCAACGCTCGCTGCAATTGGCTCGGCAGAATCTGGTGACGACCGACACGCCCAACCGTCAGATCGTATTGATCACCGACGGCCTGCCGACAGCTCACTTCGAAGACAACCACCTGTTCATGCTCTACCCCCCCGATCCGCAGACCGAACAGGCGACGATGCGCGAAGCGATGCTCTGCCATCGCGAAGGGATTACGATCAACATCTTCTTGATCCCCAGTTGGTCGCAGAGCGAAGAGGACATCCGGTTTGCGTATCGATTAGCCGAAAGCACCAAGGGACGCGTGATCTTTACCAGCGGCAAAGACCTCGACCGCTTCGTCATCTGGGATTACGTCAGCAACCGCCGCGAGATCATCGGTTGA
- a CDS encoding efflux RND transporter permease subunit, whose translation MYWLAEVCVKRPVFALMLITALVVAGAVAFPQLGVDRFPNLDMPQVFVRTTYLGAAAEEVESEVSSVIEDAVATVAGIDELRSISANGRSFVIVTIELDRDIDAAIQDVRDAVAGVANLLPPGIDPPIVQKRDLDSSPIMTLAVSGPRSARELYVMADRYVKNVIESSSGVGEVKISGAADRAIQVDIDARRLAAHRLSILQVRDALVRQNAEVPGGLMNEGQRERSLRTLGRISESHRFPDLTVATVGDTAVRLSELGTVTDGTKEVRTLARLNGEPAVLLEIQRQSGENTVAVIDAIKEQLPRSQELLPDDIRVEVIQDQSRYIVEALHEIERHLISGSILACLTVMLFMRSWRSTIIASVAIPASIIATFAFMKWFGFTLNNVTMLALVLMVGVVIDDAIVVLENVFHCIEEKGMAPAEAAVTGTKEIGLAVLATTISLVIVFLPVSFLSSVTGRLLFEFGVTATVAILISMLVSFSLTPMMCSKLLRPIDKPTEDESGKSKNGAAVKSRGGVYSWIEGAYLWMLARALRFRWLVLVVVVLVIASNIPLSQWVRRDYIPLNVDESEFEIRAEAKPGASLLAMRETIDRVEAELGKIDGIETVMTTVGTGGYGDVNRAQMYIRLQDSRERTFSFGRLWDGLLAGDPKAAFRGNFTQREKMGEIRKRLSPIKDLRLSVRNLTSLRQGAPVDIDFAIMGADAEKLLEFSDKMKARVKEIPGIVDVYSTLQINNPELLVSIDRQRAAALGVEVREIADTLRVAVGGDDRVSRYLDQSAGDAYDVELRLVGLDRNDIQSISQLYVRTNPLLPTTSANDLVVAAIETGLSGSMTRIDNVVDFEYSQAASRIDRLSRQRMVSVRANIANGYALADRIEAMEQVANEIGLPEGFNYEILGGGRELERTITDFGWTFVLSFIFMYIVLAAQYENMVYPLIILLSLPLAIPFGLISLYWGGETLNLYSALGILVLFGVVKKAAILQVDHTNALRSQGIGRHDAIMQANRDRLRPILMTTVSFVAGLLPLLIATGPGAEERRSIAVLAAGGQTLSLILTLLAIPVLYTFFDDLGKLPGWLMKPTKSEPARVDSASSIAS comes from the coding sequence TTGTATTGGCTAGCTGAAGTTTGCGTAAAGCGTCCGGTCTTCGCTTTGATGTTGATCACTGCGTTGGTCGTCGCTGGAGCTGTTGCGTTTCCACAGCTGGGCGTCGACAGGTTCCCGAACCTCGACATGCCGCAGGTCTTTGTCCGCACGACGTATCTCGGCGCGGCGGCAGAGGAGGTGGAATCGGAGGTCAGCAGCGTCATCGAAGACGCGGTGGCGACGGTCGCGGGGATCGACGAACTGCGATCGATCTCGGCCAACGGTCGCTCGTTTGTGATCGTCACCATCGAACTGGATCGCGACATCGATGCGGCGATTCAAGACGTTCGCGATGCGGTGGCGGGAGTCGCCAATCTGTTGCCGCCGGGGATCGATCCACCGATCGTGCAGAAGCGTGATCTCGATTCGTCGCCGATCATGACGCTGGCCGTCTCCGGCCCGCGGTCGGCTCGCGAGCTGTACGTGATGGCCGATCGCTACGTCAAAAACGTGATCGAGTCGTCCAGCGGCGTCGGCGAGGTGAAAATCTCCGGAGCGGCCGACCGGGCGATCCAGGTCGACATCGACGCTCGCCGGCTGGCCGCTCACCGGTTGTCGATCCTGCAGGTTCGCGACGCTTTGGTCCGTCAGAACGCCGAGGTGCCGGGCGGATTGATGAACGAAGGTCAACGCGAACGGTCGCTGCGAACGCTGGGGCGAATCTCCGAATCGCATCGTTTTCCCGATCTGACAGTCGCCACGGTCGGCGACACTGCCGTGCGGTTGAGCGAATTGGGGACGGTGACCGACGGCACCAAAGAGGTCCGCACCTTAGCTCGACTTAACGGCGAACCGGCGGTCCTGTTGGAGATCCAACGCCAGAGCGGCGAGAACACGGTCGCGGTGATCGACGCGATCAAAGAGCAACTGCCGCGCAGCCAGGAACTGCTGCCCGACGACATCCGCGTCGAAGTCATCCAGGATCAATCGCGTTACATCGTCGAAGCGTTACACGAGATCGAACGCCACCTAATCTCCGGTAGTATCTTGGCCTGTTTGACCGTGATGTTGTTCATGCGATCGTGGCGGTCGACGATCATCGCGTCGGTGGCGATCCCGGCATCGATCATCGCGACGTTTGCGTTCATGAAATGGTTCGGCTTCACGCTGAACAACGTCACGATGTTGGCTTTGGTTTTGATGGTGGGCGTGGTGATCGACGATGCGATCGTAGTTCTCGAAAACGTTTTCCACTGCATCGAAGAGAAGGGAATGGCGCCGGCGGAAGCTGCGGTGACGGGAACGAAAGAGATCGGCCTGGCGGTCCTGGCGACGACGATCTCGCTGGTGATCGTCTTCCTTCCGGTCTCCTTCCTGTCGAGCGTTACCGGGCGGTTGCTGTTCGAGTTTGGCGTGACAGCTACCGTGGCGATTCTGATCTCGATGCTTGTCAGTTTCTCGCTGACGCCGATGATGTGCAGCAAGTTGTTGCGTCCGATCGACAAGCCGACCGAAGACGAGTCCGGCAAGTCAAAAAATGGTGCGGCGGTCAAATCGCGCGGCGGCGTCTACTCCTGGATCGAGGGAGCTTATCTGTGGATGCTCGCCCGGGCGCTGCGGTTCCGTTGGCTGGTGTTGGTCGTTGTGGTGCTGGTGATCGCGTCGAACATCCCGCTGAGCCAATGGGTGCGCCGTGACTACATCCCGTTGAACGTCGACGAATCGGAATTTGAGATTCGAGCGGAGGCGAAACCGGGGGCGAGCTTGCTGGCGATGCGGGAGACGATCGATCGCGTGGAGGCGGAACTGGGGAAAATCGATGGGATCGAGACCGTGATGACGACGGTTGGAACCGGCGGCTACGGCGATGTCAATCGAGCGCAGATGTATATCCGACTGCAAGACAGTCGCGAGCGAACGTTTTCTTTCGGGCGATTGTGGGATGGCTTGTTGGCCGGCGATCCGAAAGCTGCGTTCCGTGGAAACTTCACTCAACGCGAAAAGATGGGAGAGATCCGCAAGCGATTGTCTCCGATCAAAGATCTTCGGCTATCGGTCCGCAACCTGACTTCGCTGCGGCAGGGAGCTCCCGTCGACATCGACTTCGCGATCATGGGCGCCGACGCAGAGAAGCTGCTGGAGTTCAGCGACAAGATGAAGGCTAGGGTCAAAGAGATCCCTGGGATCGTCGACGTCTATTCGACGCTCCAGATCAACAACCCAGAACTGCTGGTATCGATCGATCGCCAACGGGCGGCGGCGCTTGGGGTTGAGGTGCGTGAGATCGCCGATACGCTGCGAGTGGCCGTCGGCGGCGACGACCGCGTCTCACGATACTTGGATCAATCAGCTGGCGACGCTTACGATGTCGAACTGCGGCTTGTCGGCCTGGACCGGAACGACATCCAATCGATCTCTCAATTGTATGTGCGGACCAATCCGTTGCTGCCGACCACGTCGGCGAACGATTTAGTCGTCGCGGCGATCGAGACGGGGCTGAGTGGTTCGATGACGCGGATCGATAACGTTGTCGATTTCGAATACAGCCAGGCGGCGTCGCGGATCGATCGCTTGAGTCGCCAGCGGATGGTGTCGGTGCGAGCGAACATCGCCAACGGTTACGCGTTGGCCGACCGGATCGAAGCAATGGAGCAAGTGGCCAATGAAATCGGTCTGCCCGAAGGCTTTAATTACGAGATCCTCGGCGGCGGTCGCGAGCTGGAACGAACGATCACCGACTTCGGTTGGACGTTTGTGTTGTCGTTCATCTTCATGTACATCGTGCTGGCGGCTCAGTACGAGAACATGGTCTACCCGCTGATCATTCTCCTGTCGCTGCCGCTGGCGATCCCGTTTGGTTTGATCAGTCTGTACTGGGGCGGCGAGACGTTGAACCTGTATTCGGCGCTTGGCATCTTGGTGCTGTTTGGCGTGGTCAAGAAGGCGGCGATTTTGCAAGTCGATCACACCAACGCGCTGCGATCGCAAGGGATCGGCCGGCACGATGCGATCATGCAAGCCAACCGCGACCGCTTGCGTCCGATTCTGATGACGACGGTTTCGTTTGTCGCCGGCCTGCTGCCGCTGTTGATCGCAACGGGGCCGGGAGCTGAGGAGCGGCGTTCGATCGCCGTGCTGGCGGCCGGCGGCCAGACGCTGTCGTTGATCCTGACGCTGCTGGCGATCCCCGTGCTGTACACCTTCTTCGACGACCTGGGCAAGCTGCCCGGTTGGTTGATGAAGCCGACCAAAAGCGAACCGGCACGCGTCGACTCCGCCAGCAGCATCGCGTCGTAA
- a CDS encoding efflux RND transporter periplasmic adaptor subunit, which produces MHVPTLSFTVSPRAHCIGVAACLVLLMAATGCDSPAAAMKSEPKPEPLETIEAELMTVALQPWPTIVRSQGSLDADEESVVGAKVAGRVAEVHVDLGDYVNVGDPLVTLDQAEFQLKVDQTEAQLEQARAAVGLRAGVPVSELNPENAPPVRQQRALWEEAQSSLKRLESLRVQKAVSEGEYELAAAAERVAEARYASALNGVYEKIAAIGSYQAELSLARNQLTDAIIRSPLEGFIHQRLTAPGSYISVGQSIAVVVRTSPLRFRSSVPERRAQALSLGQQVRLQIESVPEPRTATITRISPMLDQQSRSLVFEAEIENEGQELRGGLFAEAEIVVDDDATGLVVPQSAINEFAGAEKTWKVVDGELVEQEVLIGKRRDGQLEVLQGLQSGDVILRDASQGRIAKIKP; this is translated from the coding sequence ATGCATGTTCCCACGCTGTCGTTTACCGTTTCTCCTCGCGCGCACTGCATCGGTGTTGCTGCCTGCCTGGTCCTGCTGATGGCAGCGACGGGCTGCGATTCTCCCGCAGCGGCAATGAAGTCCGAACCGAAGCCGGAACCGTTGGAGACGATCGAGGCGGAGTTGATGACGGTGGCACTGCAGCCGTGGCCGACGATCGTCCGCAGCCAGGGGAGTTTGGATGCCGACGAAGAATCGGTCGTGGGAGCGAAGGTCGCCGGCCGCGTGGCCGAGGTGCATGTCGACCTGGGCGATTATGTCAACGTCGGCGATCCGTTGGTGACGCTGGACCAAGCCGAATTTCAACTGAAGGTCGACCAGACCGAAGCTCAATTGGAACAAGCCCGCGCGGCGGTTGGGTTGCGAGCTGGCGTGCCGGTCTCCGAATTGAATCCCGAAAACGCTCCGCCGGTTCGCCAGCAGCGGGCGCTGTGGGAAGAAGCGCAAAGCAGCCTCAAGCGACTCGAGAGCCTGAGAGTTCAGAAGGCTGTCTCCGAAGGGGAATACGAACTCGCCGCGGCCGCCGAACGAGTCGCCGAAGCTCGCTACGCTTCGGCACTGAACGGCGTCTACGAAAAGATCGCCGCGATCGGCAGCTACCAAGCCGAACTGTCGCTCGCTCGCAACCAGTTGACCGACGCGATCATCCGATCACCGCTGGAGGGCTTCATTCACCAGCGGCTGACCGCCCCGGGGTCCTACATCTCGGTAGGCCAGAGTATCGCTGTCGTCGTCCGCACCTCGCCGCTGCGTTTCCGCAGCTCGGTTCCCGAGCGACGCGCTCAGGCACTTTCGTTGGGCCAACAGGTGCGGCTGCAAATCGAATCGGTCCCAGAGCCGCGGACGGCAACGATCACGCGAATCAGCCCGATGCTGGATCAGCAGAGTCGTTCGTTGGTCTTCGAGGCGGAGATCGAAAACGAGGGCCAGGAGCTGCGAGGCGGGCTGTTTGCCGAAGCGGAGATCGTGGTCGACGACGACGCCACCGGCTTGGTCGTCCCGCAATCGGCGATCAACGAATTCGCGGGAGCGGAAAAGACATGGAAGGTTGTCGACGGCGAACTTGTCGAGCAGGAGGTGCTGATCGGAAAACGCCGCGACGGACAGCTGGAAGTTCTGCAGGGGCTGCAATCGGGAGATGTGATCTTGCGCGACGCGTCGCAGGGTCGGATCGCCAAGATCAAGCCTTAA
- a CDS encoding TubC N-terminal docking domain-related protein, with protein MNIDALLDNLAELGAVLSIRGNDLDIDAPAGVLTDRDIEALRAAKPELLRLQRIAEGLPPSEAAAECLEWIAIDPAEWKSDRRTV; from the coding sequence ATGAACATCGACGCATTGCTAGACAACCTTGCCGAGCTGGGGGCGGTGTTGTCGATCCGTGGTAACGATCTGGACATCGACGCACCGGCCGGGGTGCTGACCGATAGGGACATTGAAGCGTTGCGTGCTGCAAAGCCCGAGCTGTTGCGGTTGCAACGGATCGCCGAGGGCTTGCCGCCGAGCGAAGCCGCTGCCGAGTGCCTGGAATGGATAGCCATAGATCCAGCTGAATGGAAAAGCGATCGCCGCACGGTCTAA
- a CDS encoding AAA family ATPase produces the protein MSNDAIEVQKLPPHVDAAEAEPQPTWKPRLLRMSDVESKPINWLWQDRIAAGRISLLVGQAGLGKSYLTTDMAARITTGTTWRDGNPCDRGSVLLLTAEDDPADTIRPRLDAHGADVSRVHVLTGAYRPSDAADTSDAMIGLGDVALIEDALREIPDCRLIVVDPIGSFMGGRTDAHRDNEVRSVLAPIGKMAEKYGPAVLCIAHRRKATATAADDMVLGSRAFTGLARNVWHLYAAKDDEDLRLLLPGKSNLARRASGLAYRIAGDPGAICWEDAPVDMSADEALAQENATTRDGKHSAADEAESWLQDTLAAGSRLAKEVKDLARRDGIAERTLDRAAGNLGVIRGPDGFGQPWSWRLPDASQSRQDSSSIPQSRQGEFIGETDETVARPDTDHANNGRQRVTI, from the coding sequence ATGAGTAACGATGCAATCGAAGTGCAAAAGCTACCGCCGCATGTAGACGCTGCGGAAGCCGAACCGCAACCCACTTGGAAACCGAGGTTATTGCGTATGTCGGATGTTGAATCGAAACCGATCAATTGGTTATGGCAAGATCGTATCGCGGCCGGTCGCATCTCATTGCTGGTCGGTCAAGCTGGCCTGGGTAAGAGTTACCTAACGACGGACATGGCCGCACGCATAACGACGGGTACAACGTGGCGTGATGGTAACCCCTGCGATCGTGGTAGCGTACTGCTACTGACCGCCGAGGATGACCCCGCCGATACGATACGACCACGGCTAGACGCCCATGGGGCGGACGTGTCCCGCGTCCACGTGCTGACCGGTGCCTATCGACCATCGGACGCTGCCGATACATCCGACGCGATGATAGGGCTTGGCGACGTCGCCTTGATTGAGGATGCGTTGCGGGAGATTCCTGACTGTCGGTTGATCGTGGTGGATCCAATCGGATCATTTATGGGCGGTCGGACCGATGCTCACCGAGACAATGAAGTACGTTCCGTGCTGGCACCAATCGGCAAGATGGCAGAAAAATATGGGCCTGCCGTCCTCTGTATCGCCCACCGCCGCAAGGCCACCGCCACGGCTGCCGATGACATGGTGTTAGGCTCTCGAGCCTTCACGGGTCTGGCTCGCAACGTGTGGCATCTGTACGCAGCCAAAGACGATGAAGACCTACGCCTATTGCTACCTGGCAAAAGTAACCTTGCCCGTCGTGCCAGCGGTCTGGCGTATCGCATCGCTGGCGACCCCGGTGCAATCTGCTGGGAGGATGCCCCGGTAGACATGAGTGCCGATGAAGCACTGGCCCAAGAGAATGCCACGACCCGAGACGGCAAACACTCCGCCGCCGATGAAGCTGAAAGCTGGCTGCAAGATACGTTGGCCGCTGGTTCGCGACTTGCAAAAGAGGTCAAAGACCTAGCCCGTCGTGATGGCATCGCTGAGCGAACGCTTGACCGAGCGGCTGGCAATCTAGGCGTCATTCGGGGACCGGATGGATTCGGTCAACCGTGGTCATGGCGATTGCCGGACGCTTCACAGTCTCGCCAAGATTCGTCCAGTATCCCCCAGTCTCGCCAAGGTGAATTTATTGGCGAGACTGACGAGACTGTGGCGAGACCGGACACGGACCACGCAAACAATGGACGGCAGAGGGTGACGATATGA
- a CDS encoding bifunctional DNA primase/polymerase: MNEHQRPPRSGDLHSNINCDPAGYIAAGLSIIPLRLDGSKAPAIKSWLPYRQRFANPEELRAWFAQPAGIGLVCGLQSGGLEVFDFDHEADATFTAWLERLPASTRGRLCVCETGGYGFHVVYRCREVCGNCKLAMTDGKPAKVLIETRGEGGYIVAVGSPAEVHPSGNLYAQVLGELLPSVPTFSPDERKAMFIAAAALDRRADPLAEYRRRADRRDTSPTTVDTSTPWGDFDARADWLDILQPAGWNTTDGITWTRPGKSFGTSAKIVNAENGVQVLTVFSSSAEHLAAEGVGHRTWGPFAAYAAINHGGDRRAAARAIRAMGYGGASK, from the coding sequence ATGAATGAACATCAACGCCCCCCAAGGTCTGGCGACCTGCATTCTAACATCAATTGCGATCCGGCGGGTTACATCGCCGCCGGGTTATCGATCATTCCGTTGAGGTTGGACGGATCCAAAGCCCCGGCAATCAAGAGCTGGTTGCCCTATCGCCAGCGGTTCGCCAACCCCGAAGAACTGCGGGCATGGTTCGCCCAACCCGCTGGCATCGGTTTGGTATGCGGCCTGCAATCGGGCGGACTGGAAGTGTTCGATTTTGACCACGAAGCCGACGCGACTTTTACCGCTTGGCTGGAACGCTTGCCAGCGTCAACGCGTGGCCGGTTGTGCGTTTGCGAAACCGGCGGTTATGGCTTCCATGTTGTCTATCGATGCCGGGAGGTTTGCGGAAACTGCAAGCTGGCGATGACCGATGGGAAACCGGCGAAGGTCTTAATCGAAACGCGCGGGGAGGGTGGCTATATCGTCGCTGTCGGTTCACCGGCTGAGGTCCATCCGTCCGGCAACCTGTATGCCCAAGTGTTAGGTGAGCTGCTGCCCAGCGTGCCCACATTTAGCCCCGATGAACGCAAGGCGATGTTTATTGCTGCTGCCGCTTTGGATCGCCGCGCTGATCCGTTGGCTGAGTACCGCCGCCGGGCTGATCGTCGAGACACGAGCCCCACGACGGTGGACACGTCCACGCCCTGGGGCGACTTCGACGCGCGGGCTGATTGGTTGGACATCTTGCAACCAGCGGGCTGGAACACAACCGACGGAATCACCTGGACACGACCGGGCAAGAGTTTCGGGACGTCGGCAAAGATCGTCAACGCTGAAAATGGCGTCCAGGTGTTAACCGTGTTTTCATCGTCCGCCGAGCACCTTGCCGCTGAGGGCGTTGGACATCGGACGTGGGGACCGTTTGCAGCGTATGCGGCAATCAATCACGGAGGGGACCGCCGAGCGGCTGCCCGAGCTATCAGAGCGATGGGATACGGGGGAGCCTCAAAATGA
- a CDS encoding helix-turn-helix domain-containing protein: MIDAQTLTPAELNQLGLVIAERLAKQPLLVDSVDLAPLLSVSVETVKRYTAKGQIPCVRIGRRVLYQPEAVIDALAQACSNERGDADE; this comes from the coding sequence ATGATTGACGCCCAAACGTTAACCCCCGCCGAGCTGAATCAACTGGGGCTTGTGATCGCCGAGCGATTGGCAAAGCAACCTCTGTTGGTCGATTCGGTCGACCTGGCACCGCTGTTGAGTGTCAGCGTCGAGACCGTAAAGCGGTACACAGCCAAGGGGCAGATACCATGCGTGCGGATCGGCCGCCGTGTGCTGTATCAGCCCGAAGCGGTCATTGATGCATTGGCTCAGGCATGCAGCAATGAAAGAGGGGACGCCGATGAATGA